The following are encoded in a window of Flavobacterium psychrotrophum genomic DNA:
- a CDS encoding YebC/PmpR family DNA-binding transcriptional regulator, whose amino-acid sequence MGRAFEFRKARKMKRWSAMAKTFTRIGKDIVMAVKEGGPNAETNSRLRAVIQNAKAANMPKDNVERAIKKASDKDTANFKEVLFEGYAPHGIAILIETATDNNNRTVANIRSYFNKCNGTMGTQGSVEFMFDHTCNFRIPAEGRDVEELELEMIDFGVEEIFADEDGIMMYAPFESFGAIQKELEHRSIEILSSGFERIPQVTKQLTEDQVADVEKLLEKIEEDDDVMNVYHTMQE is encoded by the coding sequence ATGGGAAGAGCGTTTGAATTTAGAAAAGCCAGGAAAATGAAGCGTTGGTCGGCTATGGCCAAAACGTTTACACGCATTGGTAAAGATATAGTGATGGCCGTTAAAGAAGGCGGGCCAAATGCCGAAACCAACTCCAGGTTAAGGGCTGTTATACAAAACGCGAAAGCGGCAAACATGCCGAAAGACAACGTAGAGCGCGCCATTAAAAAAGCATCTGATAAAGATACCGCTAACTTTAAAGAGGTACTGTTTGAAGGCTACGCACCTCACGGTATTGCTATACTTATAGAAACGGCAACAGATAACAACAACCGTACGGTAGCTAACATCCGCAGTTATTTTAATAAGTGCAACGGTACCATGGGTACACAGGGATCTGTAGAATTTATGTTTGACCATACCTGTAACTTCCGTATACCGGCTGAAGGCCGCGATGTAGAGGAGCTGGAACTGGAGATGATCGACTTTGGTGTAGAAGAGATCTTTGCTGACGAAGACGGTATTATGATGTATGCCCCTTTTGAAAGCTTTGGCGCTATCCAGAAAGAACTGGAGCACCGCAGCATTGAAATACTTTCATCGGGCTTTGAAAGGATACCTCAGGTAACCAAACAACTTACCGAAGACCAGGTAGCAGACGTTGAAAAACTTCTTGAAAAAATTGAAGAAGATGACGACGTTATGAACGTGTACCACACTATGCAGGAATAA
- a CDS encoding S41 family peptidase, which translates to MKKLAALAILITSISYAQDNAKACRVFSRISDVLQEKHFKPKPVNDSLSAYVFNTIIDQLDDNHVLFTEDEFNKLAVHKLKIDDYIKAKDCSFFTDFINTYRTALQRNKKFIQELATEQLTYNTTDTIYYSKKSYPFLKDPQRIKKYLRKKITFDILEDISELSKNKDSLTKQLPKLFPATKTKVIDTYICRTDNDLAPAEGFEDSMYGKFYNVFCSYFDPHSTYFNYNERASFVSGISTQNYSLGLYVSQNQEEEIVVEEVVPGGPAFGTNKIEKGDKIIKLGSNKTEFIVSCASMDAITNIVNSDTYRDVDITLRKKDGTMYTVTLTKEVMKDDENLVYSYALGEGKQKTGYIKIPTFYSSFDKEGQSGVAEDVAKEVTSLMKQGISGLIIDLQFNGGGSMEEVIRMAGMFINFGPISVLTDKNMQYNTIRDYNRGMLYNGPMVVLVNGLSASASEFFAGVMQDYNRAVIVGSPTLGKATMQTIMPLEENDEANFIKVTVDRFYRVSGRSSQYTGIIPDVEMPMLFSQIIPRESAMPNAMPNDSIDVHLRYTKMPDTEIKKAVTLSKERITTNKFLNEIKTLDGRINEVYQSKKPPLPVTFSRVYDQIHSTDGIYKEVSAIADKENAVTVTGSFNAAGTDAYKKTVNDFKIKSIKTDPYIFESINILNDLSNHKKH; encoded by the coding sequence ATGAAAAAGCTGGCTGCCCTCGCAATCCTTATAACATCAATTTCTTATGCCCAGGACAATGCTAAAGCATGCCGGGTGTTTAGCCGCATAAGCGATGTTTTGCAGGAAAAACATTTTAAGCCCAAGCCTGTAAACGACAGCCTTTCTGCCTATGTGTTTAATACTATTATTGACCAGCTTGATGATAACCACGTACTGTTTACCGAAGATGAATTCAATAAATTAGCTGTACATAAACTAAAAATAGACGATTATATAAAAGCGAAAGATTGTTCTTTTTTTACCGATTTTATAAATACCTATCGTACCGCCCTGCAACGCAATAAAAAGTTTATACAGGAGCTGGCTACAGAACAGCTTACTTATAACACTACAGATACCATTTACTATTCTAAAAAAAGTTATCCTTTTTTAAAAGACCCGCAGCGCATTAAAAAATACCTGCGCAAAAAAATAACTTTTGATATACTGGAAGATATTTCTGAGCTTTCTAAAAATAAAGATTCGCTTACTAAACAATTGCCAAAACTATTTCCTGCCACTAAAACAAAGGTTATAGATACTTATATATGCCGCACAGATAACGACCTGGCTCCTGCCGAAGGTTTTGAAGACAGTATGTATGGCAAATTCTACAATGTGTTCTGCTCCTATTTTGACCCGCATTCTACCTATTTTAATTATAACGAAAGGGCATCATTTGTATCAGGCATTTCTACACAAAATTATTCACTGGGCCTGTATGTAAGCCAGAACCAGGAAGAAGAAATTGTGGTAGAAGAAGTAGTTCCCGGCGGGCCTGCCTTTGGTACAAATAAAATAGAAAAGGGCGACAAGATCATTAAACTGGGTTCTAATAAAACAGAGTTTATAGTATCGTGCGCATCTATGGATGCCATTACAAACATTGTAAACAGCGACACCTACAGAGATGTAGACATTACGCTTCGCAAAAAAGACGGTACTATGTATACCGTAACGCTTACTAAGGAGGTAATGAAAGATGATGAGAACCTGGTATACAGTTATGCCTTAGGCGAAGGGAAACAAAAAACAGGTTATATAAAAATCCCGACTTTTTACAGCAGCTTTGACAAGGAAGGCCAAAGCGGTGTTGCCGAAGATGTAGCAAAAGAAGTTACATCGCTCATGAAACAAGGCATCAGCGGGCTAATAATCGACCTTCAGTTTAATGGCGGCGGCTCTATGGAAGAGGTTATCCGCATGGCGGGAATGTTCATTAACTTTGGCCCCATATCTGTACTCACAGATAAAAATATGCAATACAACACCATACGCGATTACAACCGCGGTATGCTGTACAACGGCCCTATGGTAGTGTTGGTAAATGGCCTCAGCGCTTCGGCAAGCGAATTTTTTGCCGGGGTAATGCAGGATTATAACCGTGCCGTAATTGTGGGCAGCCCTACTCTGGGCAAAGCTACTATGCAAACCATTATGCCACTGGAAGAAAATGACGAAGCTAATTTTATAAAGGTTACCGTTGACAGGTTTTATCGTGTAAGCGGGCGTAGCAGCCAGTATACCGGCATTATACCAGATGTAGAGATGCCGATGCTTTTTAGCCAGATAATACCGCGCGAAAGCGCAATGCCTAATGCTATGCCAAACGATAGTATAGACGTGCACCTTCGCTATACAAAAATGCCGGATACCGAAATTAAAAAAGCGGTTACCCTGAGTAAAGAGCGCATTACAACTAATAAATTCCTGAATGAGATAAAGACACTTGACGGCCGCATTAACGAGGTATACCAGTCTAAAAAGCCACCGCTGCCGGTAACTTTTAGCCGGGTGTACGACCAGATACATAGTACTGATGGTATTTATAAAGAGGTATCTGCAATAGCAGATAAAGAAAATGCTGTAACCGTTACGGGCAGCTTTAATGCTGCAGGTACAGATGCTTATAAAAAAACGGTAAACGACTTTAAAATTAAAAGTATAAAGACAGATCCATACATTTTTGAGAGCATTAATATATTAAACGACCTTAGCAATCATAAAAAGCATTAA
- the gcvT gene encoding glycine cleavage system aminomethyltransferase GcvT, which translates to MKNTALTHIHESLGAKMVPFAGYNMPVQYEGVTAEHETVRNGVGVFDVSHMGEFLLSGPNALALIQKVTSNDASVLTIGRAQYSCLPNAEGGIVDDLIVYKIKDEQYLLVVNASNIEKDWNWISQHNDLGVDMRNISEDYSLLAIQGPTAMEAMQPLTSIDLAAIKYYHFEVADFAGIENVIISATGYTGSGGFEIYAKNSEIEQIWNKVFEAGAAYGIKPIGLAARDTLRLEMGFCLYGNDINDTTSPLEAGLGWITKFSKDFVNSEALKQQKEAGVSRKLVGFELTERGIPRHDYEIVDAQGTVIGIVTSGTMAPSLNKGIGLGYVPVAYATEDSEIFIRIRKNDIPAKVVKLPFYKK; encoded by the coding sequence ATGAAAAATACAGCGCTTACGCACATTCACGAATCTTTAGGTGCCAAGATGGTGCCGTTTGCAGGCTATAATATGCCGGTACAATATGAAGGGGTTACTGCAGAACACGAAACCGTAAGAAACGGTGTGGGCGTTTTTGACGTTTCGCACATGGGCGAGTTTTTGCTTAGCGGCCCTAATGCACTTGCATTGATACAAAAAGTGACCAGTAATGACGCGTCTGTGCTAACCATAGGCCGTGCACAGTATTCTTGCCTGCCTAATGCAGAAGGTGGTATTGTAGACGACCTTATTGTATATAAAATTAAAGACGAGCAATACCTGCTTGTAGTAAACGCCAGCAACATAGAAAAAGACTGGAACTGGATATCGCAGCACAACGACCTGGGTGTAGACATGCGCAACATTAGCGAAGATTATTCGCTGCTTGCCATACAGGGGCCTACAGCTATGGAGGCCATGCAACCGCTAACATCTATAGACCTTGCTGCCATTAAATACTACCATTTTGAAGTGGCAGATTTTGCAGGTATCGAAAATGTTATTATTTCTGCTACAGGATATACCGGTAGCGGTGGTTTTGAGATCTATGCCAAGAACAGCGAGATCGAACAGATATGGAATAAGGTATTTGAAGCCGGAGCTGCTTATGGCATTAAGCCAATAGGCCTTGCTGCACGCGACACTCTTCGCCTTGAAATGGGTTTCTGCCTGTATGGTAATGATATTAATGATACTACCTCTCCGCTTGAGGCCGGGCTGGGCTGGATTACAAAATTCAGTAAAGATTTTGTAAACAGCGAAGCGCTTAAACAGCAAAAAGAAGCCGGTGTTAGCCGCAAACTTGTAGGCTTTGAACTTACAGAACGTGGCATACCACGCCACGATTACGAAATTGTAGATGCACAGGGTACCGTTATAGGTATTGTAACATCGGGTACTATGGCGCCATCGCTTAATAAAGGTATTGGCCTGGGCTATGTGCCGGTGGCTTATGCTACAGAAGATAGTGAAATATTTATCCGCATCCGTAAGAATGATATCCCTGCAAAAGTGGTTAAACTACCGTTCTACAAAAAGTAA
- a CDS encoding L,D-transpeptidase family protein, translated as MKKIQLIIGSILLLALSFTSCKKDKDNVGADTETHDHAEKTIPLDTTQFGEFYNKYPDYKKYSSEISALYKKHPHYIWHEKRGLIEFAEALYNQVNQLGNDGLPSKVPYKNVLDDLFQDSGRGEKPNVQSELLISSMYFFWANKTLDGLPADKSRETGWYLPRERTDYVAYLDTLMKDPAKVKGDKEGMFNQYFALKKGLVKYRDIKKKGGWESITLPEGVKAIKEGDSGVAVTQLRARLAAEGYLKSDSKSNVFDSSLKDAVTLYEKNHFREFDGKVGPAIIKELNVSIDDRIKSITVNMERCRWVTPAINTQKEYIAVNIPSYRLRYVKDGKIDLISNVVVGKELNKTVVFSGNMSYLAFSPYWNIPKSIVEKEIKPGIAKNPNYLANHNMEYYNNGNIRQKPGGQNSLGKVKFMFPNSNNIYLHDTPAKSLFNQDDRAFSHGCVRVEKARELAIKITGKDGGWDAAKVDKAMNADKENTYALKNKIPVYITYFTAWADDNGNVAFFDDIYDRDNSLAGLLYN; from the coding sequence ATGAAAAAGATTCAGTTAATTATTGGCTCCATACTACTACTGGCGCTCTCGTTTACTTCCTGTAAAAAGGACAAAGACAATGTAGGTGCCGATACCGAAACGCACGACCATGCAGAAAAAACTATTCCTTTAGACACTACTCAGTTTGGAGAGTTCTACAATAAATATCCTGATTATAAAAAATACAGTAGCGAGATTAGCGCTTTATACAAAAAACATCCACATTATATATGGCATGAAAAACGTGGGCTAATAGAATTTGCCGAAGCATTGTACAACCAGGTTAACCAGCTTGGCAATGACGGCCTGCCTAGTAAAGTGCCCTACAAAAATGTACTCGATGACCTTTTTCAGGATTCCGGACGTGGTGAGAAACCCAATGTACAGTCTGAACTGCTTATTAGCTCAATGTACTTTTTTTGGGCCAACAAAACATTAGATGGACTGCCTGCAGATAAAAGCCGCGAAACAGGCTGGTATCTGCCGCGTGAACGTACCGATTATGTAGCTTACCTGGACACACTAATGAAAGACCCTGCCAAAGTAAAGGGTGATAAAGAAGGAATGTTTAATCAATATTTTGCCCTGAAAAAAGGATTAGTAAAATACCGTGATATAAAAAAGAAAGGCGGTTGGGAAAGTATTACTCTGCCTGAAGGTGTTAAAGCCATTAAAGAAGGCGACAGCGGTGTAGCAGTTACCCAACTAAGAGCGAGGCTTGCTGCCGAAGGCTATCTGAAATCTGACAGTAAAAGCAATGTGTTTGACAGCAGCCTTAAAGACGCTGTTACCTTATACGAAAAAAATCATTTCCGTGAATTTGACGGTAAGGTAGGCCCTGCAATTATTAAAGAGCTTAATGTATCTATAGACGACAGGATAAAATCGATAACCGTAAATATGGAACGTTGCCGCTGGGTAACACCGGCTATTAATACACAAAAAGAGTACATTGCGGTAAACATACCATCATACAGGCTGCGTTATGTTAAAGATGGCAAGATCGACCTGATATCTAACGTAGTAGTAGGTAAAGAGCTAAATAAAACTGTAGTTTTTAGCGGTAATATGAGCTATCTGGCTTTTAGCCCGTACTGGAACATTCCGAAAAGTATTGTGGAGAAAGAGATTAAACCGGGCATTGCTAAAAATCCAAATTACCTTGCTAACCACAATATGGAGTATTACAATAATGGTAATATTCGTCAGAAGCCGGGTGGGCAAAACTCGCTTGGTAAGGTGAAATTTATGTTCCCTAACTCTAATAACATTTACCTGCACGATACCCCTGCCAAAAGCCTGTTTAACCAGGACGACCGCGCCTTTAGCCACGGCTGTGTGCGTGTAGAAAAAGCCCGTGAACTTGCGATAAAAATTACGGGTAAAGATGGTGGCTGGGATGCCGCTAAAGTAGACAAAGCCATGAATGCTGACAAAGAAAATACCTATGCCCTTAAAAACAAAATACCGGTATATATTACCTACTTTACTGCCTGGGCAGATGATAACGGTAACGTAGCCTTTTTTGATGATATCTACGATAGAGATAACAGCCTTGCAGGCTTACTGTATAATTAA
- a CDS encoding MBL fold metallo-hydrolase, translating into MKVEQIYTGCLAHAAYYVESNGEAAIFDPLREVQPYIYRATKDGAKIKYVFETHFHADFVSGHLDLADKTGAEIVFGPCAKPLYEAVIAEDGQVFTLGDYKIKVLHTPGHTMESTTFLLIDENDEQHGIITGDTLFIGDVGRPDLARHVVFELTQEKLAKHLFRSLREKIMPLADNIIVYPNHGAGSACGKKMSKETTDTLGNQKKTNYALRADMTEDEFVQEVLAGLAPPPGYFPKNVLMNIKGYESFDTVLKRASKPLDPVEFEIAANLTGALILDVRNPAVFADGFIPNSINIGLDGSFANWVGEMVMDIDQKILLVADPGREEEALTRLSRVGYDHTIGYLRGGYAAWYNANNPVETIDRITAAEFEMIHSPFGFVVDVRKKSEYDSEHVINSINVPLNRIFEQLAVFPKNKRFVLCCAGGYRSMIAASILKKLGHDNFFEVEGGFAAISKTSVPKTDYTSPISLL; encoded by the coding sequence ATGAAAGTAGAACAGATTTATACCGGATGCCTTGCCCACGCGGCCTATTATGTAGAGAGTAATGGCGAGGCGGCAATTTTTGACCCGCTGCGCGAAGTACAGCCGTATATATACCGTGCCACCAAAGATGGTGCTAAAATTAAATATGTTTTTGAAACGCATTTTCATGCCGATTTTGTAAGCGGGCATCTTGACCTCGCCGATAAAACGGGCGCTGAAATTGTTTTTGGGCCGTGTGCCAAACCCTTGTATGAGGCTGTAATTGCCGAAGACGGCCAGGTGTTTACCTTAGGCGACTATAAAATAAAAGTACTACACACGCCCGGGCATACTATGGAGAGTACCACATTTTTATTGATTGATGAAAATGATGAGCAGCATGGCATCATTACCGGAGATACCCTGTTTATAGGAGATGTGGGCAGGCCGGACCTTGCACGGCATGTAGTATTTGAACTCACCCAGGAAAAGCTTGCAAAGCACCTTTTCCGTTCGCTGCGCGAAAAGATCATGCCATTGGCAGACAATATTATTGTATATCCTAACCATGGGGCGGGCAGTGCCTGTGGTAAAAAGATGAGCAAAGAAACTACCGACACCCTGGGCAACCAGAAAAAGACAAATTATGCCCTTCGTGCTGATATGACCGAAGATGAATTTGTGCAGGAAGTACTTGCCGGGCTGGCACCACCACCGGGCTACTTTCCTAAAAATGTACTGATGAATATTAAAGGCTACGAGAGTTTTGATACGGTACTGAAACGTGCCAGCAAGCCACTTGACCCAGTAGAGTTTGAAATTGCAGCTAATCTTACCGGTGCACTGATACTCGATGTGCGTAACCCGGCTGTTTTTGCAGATGGCTTTATACCTAACAGTATAAACATAGGACTGGACGGTAGTTTTGCCAACTGGGTGGGAGAGATGGTAATGGACATTGACCAGAAAATATTGTTAGTCGCTGATCCCGGAAGGGAGGAAGAAGCCCTAACGCGCCTGAGCCGCGTGGGGTATGATCATACAATAGGATACCTTAGAGGTGGTTATGCGGCATGGTACAACGCCAATAATCCTGTAGAGACCATTGACAGGATAACAGCGGCGGAGTTTGAGATGATTCACAGCCCGTTTGGTTTTGTAGTTGATGTTCGTAAGAAAAGCGAATATGACAGCGAGCACGTTATTAATAGTATAAACGTACCGCTAAACCGCATTTTTGAGCAACTGGCAGTATTCCCTAAAAATAAGAGATTTGTATTATGTTGTGCCGGTGGCTATCGTAGCATGATTGCAGCATCGATATTAAAGAAACTTGGGCACGATAATTTTTTTGAAGTAGAGGGCGGTTTTGCTGCTATTTCTAAAACTTCAGTACCTAAAACAGATTATACAAGCCCCATAAGTTTACTATAG